ACTCCGCACAGCATCTAGGCTACCATGGACGTCCACGATTCGAGTCTCGACGAGCAACCGCGATGGGAGTCAGAGAATGCACCAGCCAATGCGACGCAGGCGACAGCTTCTCCCGGAAGAGGAGACCGTGGCCATGCTCGATGCCGCAACCTCGGGCGTTCTTGCCGTAATGGGCGAGGATGGATATCCGTATGCCGTACCCCTGAGCTTCGCCTACGAAGACGGCAGCCTCTACTTCCACTCGTCGAGGGCCGGGCACAAGCTCGACGCCATCGCCCATAGCGATAAGGCATCGTTTTGCGTGATCGCCGACGACGACGTGGTCCAGAGCACGTTCACCACGCATTTCCGCAGCGTGATCGTGTTCGGTCGCATTGGCGTGCTTTCCGATGACGAGCGCAGACGTCACGCCCTCATGCTGCTCGCCGAGAAGTACTCGCCCGACTACCTCGATGACGCCGCCGCGGAGATCGAACGCAGCTGGAACCGCATGTGCGTGCTCGAACTGGTAGTCGAGGAGATGACTGGCAAGGCCGCGATCGAGATCATCGAGGAGCGCGATCAGAAGGCGAAGGCCGCCGAGTAGAACGACGCCTTCGCGTCGGCCATCCGCTTGGATGTGCCCAACATGGTGCGGTTGAGCCGCAACCAATAACGCTCAGGTCAGTGTACCTTGCATTGTCCGATCAAAACGCTTGTCAGGTGGCGCGAGCGGCTTGGCCATGAACAGCGCACCCCCGGCCTCTGGCAGATACGTGGCCTGCGCGAAGCCGGCGGCCTCGTAGACGAATCGAGCACGGACGTTGCTCTCAAGCACCTCCAACGTTAGCTTGCAGCACCCGTCCGTAATGGCGCGGTCAGACACCGCGTCTAAGAGTGCGCGACTCACACCCCTGCCCCGCGCGTCCGGCACCACGTAAAGGTCGTGGATGTTGATCAGTGGCGCCGCCGCGAAGGTCGAGTAGCCGAAGAAACACACCGCGACACCGATGGGTCGCGCGCCGTCGTAGGCCAGGAACACGAGGGTCGTCGGATGATCGCGCAGACCCGAGGCAAGCCGGTCGCGTACGTCAGCGGCGAGGGGGGCTCCGTCCGCAAGAGGATCCTGGGAGTACGCGTCGATCAGATCGACGATCGCGGATGTGTGCTCCCGGTCACCCAAGTCGGCCTCGATGACCTCAACGGACACGCCCTTCACCTGTTCTCCGTCCATCCAACGTGTGGCGGATGAGCGGCGGCTCACCCGCTTGCTTGATTGTAGCGCTCGCGACCGTCCGATCCGCTTGTTCGAGAGTTACGGGCTACAGCTGCGGTCGTATCCGCACCCTTCCCGCAGAGACCACAGTGAACGCGCCCTGCATCTCGTCAGCATGCTCTCGAATCGCCGCCGCAACGAAATCCGACTTCTGAGCGGGCGTGAGACCAGCGAGCCGTACCAGGAGAACACCGGAGACCACGCGTCGAAGGCGGAACACGAGCTCACCGAAGTCCTTATCGACGGTGATGAGAATCCGACCCGCGGCATTGGCACGGTCGACGCCCTCGTCAGCAAGCAACCTCACGCGACGGACTTGGGAAGTGGATAGGCGACGTCTGCGCGAAGGACCTCGGCGCCGAAGCGCACAGCGGCGAGCACGTCGTCGCGGGTCAGACAAGGGTGGGCCTCGAGGATCTGCTCAATCGACTCGCCGGCACCAAGCTCGTCAAGGATGGTCTCGACCGTCACGCGGGTGCCTTCGACAACTGGCTTGCCCATCATGACGTTTGGGTCAGACACGATACGAGATGACATCTCAAGAACACCTCCTTGGACTCTCTACGAAGATACCCCGACAAGTGGAGTCGCCGCCGCCTCCCGCCACCCTCGCCTGATATCCCGCTCTCACACAACTACGCGAGCAGCTCGGAGAGGCGATCGGGCTGAAGTTCGGAATCCCTCGACCTGCCTGCGGAACAGGCGATCGGGCTTCTCGGCGAGACGTGTCACGACGTGTACCTGAACGACGTCGCGTGCTGGCGGTGCGTGCCTGCAAACGTGTGGCGCTACACCATCGGCGGGTACCTGGTGATTAAGAAGTGGTTGTCGTACCGCGGGCGTGCGCTGCTGGCGCGGGATCTGCGGCCGGAAGAGGCGCGCTACGTGACCGAGACGGTGTGTCGCAGCGCTCGTGCTGATGGGGCCGGAGCTCGATGCAAACTACGAGCGCGTGAAGGCGGATGTGTGGGAGTGGTATTCTGCCGGAGACGGAGTGCAGCGACCGCTGACCTCCGATATGGCGGTTATGCAGACTGCTCATTCAGGGGTTAGAGCGACGGGATGCCTGGCCTGGATTGCCAGCGCGATCCGTCCCGGGAGGCAGGGGCTTAAGGGCTCCTCGGCAGGAAGCGGGCCAGCGCCAGCCGGGGGTGTACGGAAGCGGGGGAGTGGGGCCGCCGGTGCCTGAAGGGTGTCAGCCGCGTGCTCTAACACGCGCTTCAACTCGACGCGCAGGAGGTTGGCGTATCCTGTAAGCGCAAGCCGCGCGAGTTAAGCGCTACTACGTTAGCGGTACAGCCAGGTCACCCTCACTTGGCGGAAGCTCCAAAAGGGTATACATTCTATACTGGAGCCGAGCGAGGGATGCGATGCCGTACACGTTCGAGTTCGACGAGGCCAAGAACTGTGCCAACAAGGTCAAGCACGGTGTCGACTTCGTCGAGGCGCAGGAACTTTGGCACGACGACAACCTGCTACTCGCAGCTAGTCGCTCGGAGACCGAACCGCGATTCTTGATCATCGGGATGATCGACGGCAAGCACTGGTCAGCGATCGTCACCTATCGCGGCGAGACGATTCGGATCATCTCCGTGAGGAGATCGCGGGTACGGGAGGTGGAAGCGTATGAAGGCCAGTGAGCTGGACAAGAAGTTCGACGAGGGTGTCGAGGACGTCATCGACGAGTTCGACCTGTCGACAGCGATGCGGCCCAACCGCGAGCAGAAGCGCGTAAACGTCGACTTCCCACTGTGGATGGTCGAGTCGCTTGACCGCGAAGCCAGCCGTCTTGGGGTGACCCGGCAGTCAATCATCAAAGTATGGATCGCGGAGCGGCTCGAGAAGGCCGGCTAACCCCTGATTTCAAGTCCTGAGTTCAAGTTTGAATCGCAACACACGGCCTTCCTGAGCAACTCCCTACGATCATGCATAGCCCAAGCCCGAGGTGCTGCATATCTCTCCAGCGCAGCAGAAGGTGCTTGACCGGAGTGGTTGTACCGTAGGAGGTGCACCCAATGCCGCTACTACTCCGAATCCGCAAGCACGGCGGCGAGCATCTCCGCCGGTAATTCGTCGCCGCCGGTGCCCCGGCGTCGCTCGGCGCTCGCGCTTCGCTGAGCCGCGCCGCGCCGCGTGAAGCGCCTGGTAGTATCATCATCTGGCCGAGAAAACCGCTCGCGACCCGACGGAGGCAGCGATGCAACGCGCCGAGCGCGCACGCGTCATCATGGACCGGCTCGCCAAGATCTACCCCGACGCGCACACCATGCTCGAGTACGACACGCCGTTCCACCTGCTCATCGCGGTGATCCTCTCGGCGCAGACCACCGATGCCGGCGTCAACAAGGTCACTCCGGCGCTCTTCGAACGCTTTCCCCAACCCGGCGACCTGGCAGGTGCCGATCCCGCGGAGGTCGAGGGCCTCATCCGATCCACCGGCTATTTCCGCAACAAGACCAAAGCGATCATCGGCGCGGCCCAGCGCATCGTCGTGGAGTTCGACGGGCAGGTGCCCGACACCATGGAAGGTCTCATCAGCCTGCCCGGCGTCGCACGCAAGACCGCCAACATCGTCATCTCAAACGCGTTCGGCATCGTCGAGGGCATCGCGGTTGACACCCACGTCCTGCGACTCGCGCACCGCTTTGGGCTGTCGACCGAAAAGGATCCCGATAAGGTTGAGCGTGACCTGATGGAACTGTTCCCGCGCGACGTGTGGTTCCACGTCAACTACCGGTTCATCGACCACGGACGCGCGATCTGCACCGCCAAACGCCCAGCGTGCGGCTCGTGCGCGCTCAACGACGTGTGCCCGAGCGCGTTCGCGATCACGGGGTGGCGCGAGACGGTCGCCTGAATGTCATCCGGCGATGTCAGGCGGCGGATGCGGCAGACGGTGCGCCACACGAAACGTGACGATCGAGCCACACCCCGGACTGCTCCGTACACTGATCTCCCCGCCGAGCAGACCGGCCAGCGTCCTGGAGATCATCAAGCCGAGTCCCTGCCCCTTCAGACGCGGCAGGCCGCCATCGAGGCGGTGCGCATGCGCGAAGAGCGCGTCGGCTTCACCGGGAGTGATACCTGCGCCTGTGTCTTCAACGACAAAATCGACTCCGTGTTCACCCGTCACGACCGCGAGCGCGACGAAACCGCTGTCCGTGTACTTGACGGCGTTGGCGGCAAC
This region of Clostridiales bacterium genomic DNA includes:
- a CDS encoding pyridoxamine 5'-phosphate oxidase family protein, coding for MHQPMRRRRQLLPEEETVAMLDAATSGVLAVMGEDGYPYAVPLSFAYEDGSLYFHSSRAGHKLDAIAHSDKASFCVIADDDVVQSTFTTHFRSVIVFGRIGVLSDDERRRHALMLLAEKYSPDYLDDAAAEIERSWNRMCVLELVVEEMTGKAAIEIIEERDQKAKAAE
- a CDS encoding GNAT family N-acetyltransferase — protein: MKGVSVEVIEADLGDREHTSAIVDLIDAYSQDPLADGAPLAADVRDRLASGLRDHPTTLVFLAYDGARPIGVAVCFFGYSTFAAAPLINIHDLYVVPDARGRGVSRALLDAVSDRAITDGCCKLTLEVLESNVRARFVYEAAGFAQATYLPEAGGALFMAKPLAPPDKRFDRTMQGTLT
- a CDS encoding DUF5615 family PIN-like protein gives rise to the protein MRLLADEGVDRANAAGRILITVDKDFGELVFRLRRVVSGVLLVRLAGLTPAQKSDFVAAAIREHADEMQGAFTVVSAGRVRIRPQL
- a CDS encoding DUF433 domain-containing protein; translated protein: MSSRIVSDPNVMMGKPVVEGTRVTVETILDELGAGESIEQILEAHPCLTRDDVLAAVRFGAEVLRADVAYPLPKSVA
- a CDS encoding BrnT family toxin — protein: MPYTFEFDEAKNCANKVKHGVDFVEAQELWHDDNLLLAASRSETEPRFLIIGMIDGKHWSAIVTYRGETIRIISVRRSRVREVEAYEGQ
- a CDS encoding antitoxin, yielding MKASELDKKFDEGVEDVIDEFDLSTAMRPNREQKRVNVDFPLWMVESLDREASRLGVTRQSIIKVWIAERLEKAG
- the nth gene encoding endonuclease III, whose protein sequence is MQRAERARVIMDRLAKIYPDAHTMLEYDTPFHLLIAVILSAQTTDAGVNKVTPALFERFPQPGDLAGADPAEVEGLIRSTGYFRNKTKAIIGAAQRIVVEFDGQVPDTMEGLISLPGVARKTANIVISNAFGIVEGIAVDTHVLRLAHRFGLSTEKDPDKVERDLMELFPRDVWFHVNYRFIDHGRAICTAKRPACGSCALNDVCPSAFAITGWRETVA